The Quadrisphaera setariae genome contains a region encoding:
- a CDS encoding acyl-CoA thioesterase, translating into MSGQSPAMLEEMSFRTRKWVRPEDLNANDTLFGGSVLRWVDEEAAIFAILQLGNHRVVTKFMSSVEFVASARLGDLVELGLTATRFGRTSLTMRAEVRNIVTHEPIVTVDEIVFVNLGDDGRPAPHGFTEATHTRDRVPQHRPD; encoded by the coding sequence ATGTCAGGACAAAGTCCGGCGATGCTCGAGGAGATGTCCTTCCGGACGCGCAAGTGGGTGCGCCCGGAGGACCTCAACGCCAACGACACCCTCTTCGGCGGCAGCGTGCTGCGCTGGGTGGACGAGGAAGCGGCGATCTTCGCGATCCTCCAGCTGGGCAACCACCGCGTGGTCACCAAGTTCATGTCGTCGGTGGAGTTCGTCGCGTCAGCGCGCCTGGGCGACCTGGTGGAGCTGGGACTGACCGCCACGCGCTTCGGGCGCACGTCGCTGACGATGCGCGCCGAGGTCCGCAACATCGTCACGCACGAGCCGATCGTCACCGTGGACGAGATCGTCTTCGTCAACCTCGGCGACGACGGCCGCCCCGCCCCCCACGGGTTCACCGAGGCGACCCACACCCGCGACCGCGTCCCGCAGCACCGCCCCGACTGA
- a CDS encoding response regulator transcription factor: MTATDTLVRSDGSPLRALVVDDEPQLADLVSMALRYEGWQVRSAGDGAAAVKAAHELRPDVVVLDVMLPDVDGLTLLRRLREEAPDVPVLFLTAKDSVEDRVAGIRAGGDDYVTKPFSLEEVIARLRGLVRRTGVVARREDPRLVVGDLTMDEEAHEVFRGQDEVVLTATEFELLRLFMRNPRKVLSKAHILDRVWNYDFGGQANVVELYVSYLRKKVDAGRSPMIHTVRGVGYVLKPAA; encoded by the coding sequence ATGACCGCGACCGACACCCTCGTCCGCTCCGACGGGAGCCCCCTGCGCGCGCTCGTCGTCGACGACGAGCCCCAGCTGGCCGACCTGGTGTCGATGGCGCTGCGCTACGAGGGCTGGCAGGTCCGTTCCGCCGGTGACGGCGCCGCGGCGGTGAAGGCGGCGCACGAGCTGCGCCCGGACGTCGTCGTCCTCGACGTCATGCTGCCCGACGTCGACGGCCTCACCCTGCTGCGCCGCCTGCGCGAGGAGGCCCCGGACGTGCCGGTCCTGTTCCTCACCGCCAAGGACTCGGTGGAGGACCGCGTCGCGGGCATCCGCGCCGGTGGCGACGACTACGTCACCAAGCCGTTCAGCCTCGAGGAGGTCATCGCCCGGCTGCGAGGACTGGTCCGGCGCACGGGCGTGGTCGCCCGCCGGGAGGACCCGCGCCTCGTCGTCGGCGACCTGACGATGGACGAGGAGGCGCACGAGGTCTTCCGCGGCCAGGACGAGGTGGTGCTGACCGCCACGGAGTTCGAGCTGCTGCGCCTGTTCATGCGCAACCCCCGCAAGGTGCTCAGCAAGGCGCACATCCTCGACCGGGTGTGGAACTACGACTTCGGCGGGCAGGCCAACGTGGTGGAGCTGTACGTCTCCTACCTGCGCAAGAAGGTCGACGCCGGTCGCTCACCAATGATCCACACGGTGCGCGGCGTCGGGTACGTGCTCAAGCCCGCAGCCTGA
- a CDS encoding sensor histidine kinase, whose translation MSRSAVRAVPVRAWSLRTKLVVALVALVAVVCAVVGTATVVALRQLQLAQLDAQLVTSAERAPFAGDRFRGESLERPEPSQPQRQDLDRCPSSTADEEAAAGGIGFLLAPGQAPGTLAARVADGRVTAAASLEGFCATTLGSTDATALAGVAPDRTPRTLDVGSLGTYRVVGVTSDTDGSTLVTGVPLAGLQATQRRLVEVELAVAVLAMVLAGLAAAVVVRRSLRPLRRVAATASQVSGMPLDRGEVDLAVRVPERDTDRRTEVGQVGAALNTLLTHVGSALSARHESELQVRQFVADASHELRTPLASIRGYAELVNRDPAALPPAAAHAVGRVESEAERMTGLVEDLLLLARLDAGRPLETELVDLTRLLLDAVSDASAVGRDHTWRLDLPEEPVEVVGDSARLQQVVVNLLANARTHTPPGTTVTAGLATTTPGTVVLSVLDDGPGIPADLLPHVFDRFARGDGSRSRAAGSSGLGLAIVSAIVASTGGSVDVTSRPGQTAFLVRLPVAPLDSGEPDQGAEQP comes from the coding sequence GTGAGCCGCTCCGCCGTGAGAGCAGTCCCGGTGCGGGCGTGGTCGCTGCGCACCAAGCTCGTCGTCGCGCTCGTGGCGCTGGTCGCGGTGGTGTGCGCCGTGGTGGGCACGGCGACCGTCGTCGCCCTGCGCCAGCTCCAGCTGGCGCAGCTGGACGCGCAGCTCGTCACCTCCGCCGAGCGCGCGCCCTTCGCCGGTGACAGGTTCCGCGGTGAGTCACTCGAGCGGCCCGAACCGTCGCAGCCGCAGCGCCAGGACCTCGACCGCTGCCCGTCGTCCACGGCCGACGAGGAGGCCGCGGCCGGCGGCATCGGGTTCCTCCTGGCGCCCGGGCAGGCCCCGGGAACGCTGGCCGCCCGCGTCGCTGACGGCCGGGTGACCGCCGCAGCGTCACTGGAGGGGTTCTGCGCCACCACTCTCGGCAGCACCGACGCCACCGCCCTCGCCGGGGTCGCCCCCGACAGGACGCCCCGCACGCTGGACGTCGGCTCGCTGGGCACCTACCGGGTCGTCGGGGTCACCAGCGACACCGACGGCAGCACGCTCGTCACAGGCGTGCCGCTGGCCGGGCTGCAGGCCACGCAGCGCCGCCTCGTGGAGGTGGAGCTGGCCGTGGCGGTGCTCGCCATGGTGCTCGCCGGTCTGGCCGCCGCCGTCGTCGTCCGCCGGTCCCTCCGACCGCTGCGGCGGGTCGCGGCGACCGCCTCACAGGTCAGCGGCATGCCGCTGGACCGCGGCGAGGTCGACCTCGCGGTGCGCGTCCCCGAGCGCGACACCGACCGGCGCACCGAGGTCGGCCAGGTCGGTGCAGCGCTGAACACCCTGCTCACCCACGTCGGCTCGGCGCTGTCGGCCCGCCACGAGAGCGAGCTGCAGGTCCGCCAGTTCGTCGCCGACGCCAGCCACGAGCTGCGCACGCCGCTGGCCTCCATCCGCGGCTACGCCGAGCTCGTCAACCGCGACCCCGCGGCCCTGCCGCCGGCCGCTGCGCACGCCGTCGGGCGGGTGGAGTCCGAGGCCGAGCGCATGACGGGTCTCGTGGAGGACCTCCTGCTCCTGGCGCGCCTGGACGCGGGCCGCCCGCTGGAGACCGAGCTGGTGGACCTGACGCGCCTGCTGCTGGACGCCGTCAGCGACGCCTCAGCGGTCGGGCGCGACCACACCTGGCGCCTGGACCTGCCCGAGGAGCCCGTGGAGGTGGTCGGCGACTCCGCCCGCCTGCAGCAGGTGGTGGTCAACCTGCTGGCCAACGCACGCACGCACACCCCACCGGGCACGACGGTCACCGCCGGGCTGGCGACGACGACGCCGGGCACCGTGGTGCTGTCCGTGCTCGACGACGGCCCCGGGATCCCCGCGGACCTGCTGCCCCACGTCTTCGACAGGTTCGCCCGCGGTGACGGCTCGCGGTCGAGGGCGGCGGGCAGCAGCGGGCTGGGCCTGGCGATCGTGTCGGCGATCGTGGCCTCCACCGGCGGCTCCGTCGACGTCACCAGCCGCCCCGGGCAGACCGCGTTCCTCGTCCGGCTCCCCGTGGCCCCGCTCGACAGCGGGGAGCCGGACCAGGGCGCCGAGCAGCCATAG